The Aphelocoma coerulescens isolate FSJ_1873_10779 chromosome 2, UR_Acoe_1.0, whole genome shotgun sequence genome contains a region encoding:
- the LOC138105816 gene encoding serine/threonine-protein kinase SBK2-like → MAESSAVTAAAVGRAAPTKLEELLEITAQSLVRAEVAEHYEVIRELGRGKYGHVMLVTHRQRGTPMALKLLPKASTKLHTFLYEYCVALSLATHPAIISMFGIAIESSQYYGFLYEPALHKDLISIIKPRDGIPEPAAKQCAKQLVSALEFIHSRGLVYRDIKPENVLLFDPDCRLIKLTDFGLTRPKGTKLKLVAGVIPYTAPELSNTADAQGVPIDTSMDAWAFGVLLFCLLTGYFPWEQSLPEDPFFEDFMQWQETGLEKDVPRHWKRLTAEAAGMLRSLLALDPTKRGPVSGVLRYVDCPWRLEDGCSEEAAVKS, encoded by the exons AAGCTAGAGGAGCTCCTGGAGATCACTGCTCAGAGCCTGGTGCGCGCTGAGGTGGCTGAGCACTATGAGGTTATTcgggagctgggcaggggcaaGTATGGCCATGTGATGCTGGTGACCCACAGACAGAGAG GGACTCCTATGGCTCTCAAACTCCTACCCAAAGCCAGTACCAAGCTGCACACCTTCCTGTATGAATATTGTGTAGCACTGTCCCTCGCCACCCACCCTGCCATCATCAGCATGTTTGGAATTGCCATCGAGTCCAGCCAATACTATGGTTTCCTTTATGAACCAGCGCTGCACAAAGACCTCATCTCTATCATCAAACCCCGC GACGGGATCCCTGAGCCGGCCGCAAAGCAGTGTGCCAAGCAGCTCGTGAGCGCGCTGGAGTTCATCCACAGCCGGGGGCTGGTGTACCGCGACATCAAGCCTGAGAACGTGCTGCTCTTCGACCCCGACTGCCGCCTCATCAAACTCACTGACTTCGGGCTCACGCGGCCCAAGGGTACCAAGCTCAAGCTGGTGGCCGGTGTAATCCCCTACACTGCCCCCGAGCTGAGCAACACTGCTGACGCCCAGGGGGTGCCCATCGACACCAGCATGGATGCCTGGGCCTTCGgggtgctgcttttctgcctgcTGACCGGCTActtcccctgggagcagagcctgccagAGGACCCTTTCTTTGAGGACTTCATGCAGTGGCAGGAGACAGGCCTAGAAAAGGACGTGCCCCGGCACTGGAAGCGCCTGACAGCCGAGGCTGCCGGGATGCTGCGGAGCCTGCTGGCTCTGGATCCCACCAAGCGTGGCCCTGTCAGTGGGGTGCTGCGCTACGTCGACTGCCCTTGGCGGCTGGAGGATGGGTGCAGTGAGGAGGCTGCCGTGAAGTCCTAG